The following coding sequences lie in one Mucilaginibacter sp. KACC 22773 genomic window:
- a CDS encoding energy transducer TonB, whose protein sequence is MIKKLLFVALLIISIGHKLYAQSPFMFYITESGDHTDNKALAASYAVVEKLPGDSVWSVKQFNMRDIILTSGFFKDETLSVPTGKFIYYHKVDFSPDINYRANGIADTLNHIQTTGYFVDGEKSGVWTDYSFGRKTELHTYNKGRLNGLCQLYGNDGNVSLEGYYVNDHKEGEWCGLDAEGFVNFTDAYNKKGINIKHTNYLENNYRPPVMPFDLHTYLRNRTTGFRTPDHSGTLVLELKISKEGVVTEAKVTHVADTNFDELMVKAFMNSPKWKPATYKGEKVDSSYRLTLNIVDVMRPETIY, encoded by the coding sequence ATGATTAAAAAATTACTCTTCGTTGCATTATTAATAATTTCTATCGGTCATAAGCTTTACGCCCAGTCGCCTTTCATGTTTTACATAACAGAGTCGGGCGATCACACCGACAACAAAGCATTGGCTGCGTCTTATGCCGTTGTTGAAAAACTTCCCGGCGATTCTGTGTGGTCGGTAAAGCAGTTTAACATGAGGGATATCATCCTTACATCCGGATTCTTTAAAGACGAAACACTGTCTGTACCTACCGGTAAGTTTATTTATTACCATAAAGTCGATTTTAGCCCGGATATTAATTACCGTGCAAATGGGATAGCAGATACATTAAACCACATTCAAACTACCGGCTATTTTGTTGACGGCGAGAAAAGCGGCGTTTGGACGGATTATAGTTTTGGCCGCAAAACAGAATTGCACACGTATAACAAAGGCAGGTTAAATGGTTTGTGCCAACTTTATGGCAATGATGGCAACGTATCTTTAGAAGGATATTATGTAAACGACCATAAAGAAGGTGAATGGTGCGGATTGGATGCCGAAGGCTTTGTGAATTTTACTGATGCTTACAATAAAAAAGGCATTAACATAAAGCATACCAATTATCTTGAAAATAACTACAGGCCGCCGGTAATGCCATTTGATTTACATACATACTTACGAAACCGCACCACGGGCTTTCGAACTCCAGACCATAGCGGTACTTTGGTGCTTGAATTGAAAATTAGCAAGGAGGGTGTTGTTACAGAAGCTAAAGTAACGCACGTTGCCGACACCAATTTTGATGAATTGATGGTTAAGGCTTTTATGAATTCGCCAAAATGGAAACCGGCAACATATAAAGGCGAAAAGGTAGATTCGAGTTATCGGCTTACGCTCAACATCGTCGACGTGATGCGGCCGGAGACCATTTATTAG
- a CDS encoding dipeptidase: MKKLLFPLLFISLKLCAQDVAKIHQKAILIDTHNDVLSNELITKFDLGKQQTEGNFDLVRAKEGGLDAQIFSIWCGENYGKGTAFAFANREIDSLYALIKRYPDKITLVHNSAELKKTVDQKKLAALIGVEGGHMIEDRMDYIDSLAKRGMNYLTLTWNNSTSWATSARDEVTKKDSLKFLGLTDYGKQIVKHLNQLGVMVDVSHVGERTFYDVLATATKPVIASHSCAWSIDPSRRNMKDDQLKALAKNGGVICLNFYSGFVDSTYSPKVAMFLHQHKAELDSLVKIYHDGDLANIRLNSMYKAESDKIRPPLSLLIHHIDYIVKLIGVDHVGIGSDFDGAESYPLGLDSVSDYPKITEELLKLNYTEKDIDKILGGNLMRVLKANTGK; this comes from the coding sequence ATGAAAAAACTGTTGTTTCCTTTATTGTTTATTTCTTTAAAGCTGTGTGCGCAGGATGTCGCTAAAATCCACCAGAAGGCAATTTTAATAGATACCCATAACGATGTATTATCTAACGAATTGATCACGAAGTTTGATTTGGGTAAACAGCAAACCGAGGGCAATTTTGATTTGGTACGCGCCAAAGAGGGAGGACTGGATGCGCAGATTTTCTCTATCTGGTGTGGCGAAAATTATGGTAAAGGTACCGCCTTTGCTTTTGCCAATCGCGAAATTGATTCTTTGTACGCGCTTATTAAACGTTATCCCGATAAAATTACGCTGGTACACAACAGCGCCGAACTTAAAAAAACGGTAGACCAGAAAAAACTGGCCGCACTGATAGGGGTTGAAGGTGGCCATATGATTGAAGACCGCATGGATTATATTGACAGCCTGGCCAAACGGGGCATGAATTATTTAACCCTTACCTGGAACAACAGTACCTCATGGGCAACTTCGGCCCGCGATGAGGTGACCAAAAAAGATAGCCTGAAATTTTTAGGCCTTACCGATTATGGCAAGCAAATTGTTAAGCACCTGAACCAGTTGGGCGTTATGGTTGATGTATCGCACGTAGGCGAACGCACTTTTTACGATGTGCTGGCTACCGCTACCAAACCCGTTATCGCATCGCATAGCTGCGCCTGGAGTATTGACCCCAGCAGGCGCAACATGAAAGACGATCAGCTGAAAGCCCTGGCCAAAAACGGGGGAGTGATCTGCCTTAATTTTTACAGCGGCTTTGTAGATAGTACCTATTCACCAAAGGTGGCAATGTTTTTACATCAGCATAAAGCCGAGCTGGACTCCCTCGTCAAAATTTACCACGATGGCGACCTGGCCAACATCAGGCTGAACTCGATGTATAAAGCCGAATCGGACAAAATTCGCCCGCCCCTGAGTTTGCTCATCCATCATATTGATTACATAGTAAAACTAATAGGGGTTGACCATGTAGGCATCGGCTCGGATTTTGACGGGGCCGAATCCTATCCGCTGGGCCTTGATAGCGTGAGCGATTATCCAAAAATCACCGAAGAACTACTGAAACTAAACTATACCGAAAAGGATATCGATAAAATTTTAGGTGGAAATTTGATGCGGGTTTTGAAGGCTAATACGGGTAAATAA